In Arachis hypogaea cultivar Tifrunner chromosome 2, arahy.Tifrunner.gnm2.J5K5, whole genome shotgun sequence, a genomic segment contains:
- the LOC112756888 gene encoding uncharacterized protein, which yields MRDPGKRPQIWNYPINQQDEIRRAYIKFGPYQFIMDEYPLCGLESHPRRFKAHWFKSFSWLEHSPEVDAAFCLPCYLFSRKSSPFTSGGFRNWKKVNNGKDCAFLSHAGKSLNSPHNIAVKSCKDLLNQLCHIDKVLAKQSSQQVLSNRLRLKASIDTVKWLTFQACAFRGHDESHESQNRGNFLEMLKLLASYNKEVDAVVLDNAPQNAIYTSPSIQKEILHVFARKVQNEIRNEIGNAKFCLIVDEARDESRREQMALVVRFVDKHGFVKERLIDVVHVKDTTSATLKQEICSALSHHNLNIQNVRGQGYDGASNMRGEWKGLQALIIQECPYAYYVHCFAHQLQLALVAAAKEVVDVHAFFQSLSNIINVVCSSCKRNDELRSAYATEISHLVATNQIETGRGANQIGTLKRSGDTRWSSHFNSICSLLRMFGATTSVLEDLATNGSTYSQRGDATYALKSLLSFDFVFILHMMKEIMGITDKLCQALQQKSQDILNAMHLVSSTKSLIQQLRDSSWGALLEKVSSFCNDHAIQIPDMGASFSDIIRSRRKKDVVTVEHHYRVDIFTSVIDFQLKELNSRFSEQATELLILSTSLDPKDAFKLFSVCNICNLLRPMVNLKGWKMLLHQLSDYPKSRKIRMWKGIPQLARRSRLRMKLENSDAHILESLLESI from the exons ATGCGTGATCCCGGAAAGCGTCCGCAAATTTGGAATTATCCTATCAATCAACAAGATGAAATCCGTAGAGCATACATAAAGTTTGGACCATATCAATTTATTATGGATGAGTACCCTCTTTGTGGTCTAGAAAGTCATCCTCGTCGTTTCAAAGCTCATTGGTTTAAGAGTTTTTCTTGGCTAGAACATTCGCCAGAAGTGGATGCTGCATTTTGTCTTCCATGCTATTTATTTTCTAGAAAATCAAGTCCATTCACATCAGGAGGATTTCGCAATtggaaaaaagtgaataatggaaaggATTGTGCATTTTTATCTCATGCGGGTAAATCTCTTAATTCTCCTCATAATATTGCTGTTAAGTCTTGTAAAGATTTGCTTAATCAATTATGTCACATTGACAAAGTATTGGCTAAGCAAAGCTCACAACAAGTTTTAAGCAATAGATTGCGTCTTAAAGCCTCTATTGATACTGTCAAATGGTTAACGTTTCAAGCTTGTGCTTTTAGGGGACATGACGAGAGTCATGAGTCTCAGAATCGAGGAAATTTTCttgaaatgttaaaattattagctTCTTACAATAAAGAAGTGGATGCAGTTGTTTTGGATAATGCTCCTCAAAATGCAATATACACATCACCTTCTATTCAAAAGGAAATTCTACATGTTTTTGCTAGAAAGGTGCAAAATGAAATTCGCAATGAGATTGGTAATGCAAAgttttgtttgattgttgatgaaGCTAGAGATGAATCTAGAAGAGAACAAATGGCACTTGTTGTTAGATTTGTTGATAAGCATGGATTTGTCAAAGAAAGGCTAATAGATGTTGTTCATGTCAAAGATACTACTTCTGCTACTCTAAAACAAGAGATTTGTTCTGCATTATCTCATCACAATCTCAACATTCAAAATGTTCGAGGTCAAGGGTATGACGGAGCTAGTAATATGCGTGGAGAGTGGAAAGGGTTACAAGCTTTAATTATTCAAGAATGTCCTTATGCATATTATGTTCATTGCTTTGCTCATCAATTACAGCTAGCTCTTGTTGCTGCGGCTAAAGAAGTTGTTGATGTTCATGCTTTTTTCCAAAGTTTGAGTAATATTATCAATGTTGTGTGCTCTTCTTGCAAACGCAATGATGAATTACGATCTGCTTATGCAACTGAAATTTCCCATTTAGTTGCAACTAATCAAATTGaaacaggaagaggagcaaaTCAAATTGGCACATTAAAAAGATCAGGAGATACCAGGTGGAGCTCTCACTTCAACTCAATTTGTAGCCTTTTACGTATGTTTGGAGCAACAACTTCAGTTCTGGAAGATTTGGCTACTAATGGATCTACATATTCTCAACGTGGTGATGCTACTTATGCTCTTAAatctttattatcatttgattttgttttcattttgcatATGATGAAAGAAATCATGGGAATCACTGATAAACTTTGTCAAGCATTGCAACAAAAATCTCAAGACATTTTGAATGCTATGCATCTGGTTTCTAGTACAAAGTCATTGATTCAACAGTTAAGAGATAGTAGTTGGGGAGCACTTTTGGAGAAAGTTAGTTCTTTCTGCAATGATCATGCTATTCAGATACCTGATATGGGTGCTTCTTTTAGTGACATAATTCGGTCTCGTCGTAAAAAGGATGTTGTCACTGTTGAACACCACTATCGTGTTGACATTTTTACTAGCGTGATAGATTTTCAATTGAAAGAGCTAAATAGTAGATTTAGTGAGCAAGCAACCGAGCTCCTCATACTGAGTACATCTCTAGATCCTAAAGATGCTTTCAAGTTATTCAGTGTTTGCAACATATGCAATCTT TTACGGCCAATGGTGAATCTGAAGGGTTGGaaaatgctattacaccaacTAAGTGACTATCCTAAGAGCCGGAAGATTCGAATGTGGAAGGggatacctcaacttgcaagaagatcaagattgagaatgAAACTTGAGAATTCGGATGCACATATTTTGGAATCccttttagagtctatctaa
- the LOC112756853 gene encoding uncharacterized protein isoform X2, translating to MEKEQQEVKVLTTSKFAWTINNFFSSTRFFYSETFFVGPYSWQIAILPSVTDIILRGLLVDRLYAVDIVGWRSLNFKLSLVDQFQGKSTIINESENINIHRLKKGKFTWTINNFYSPQLWCKDFYSDTFFVGPYSWQIAMLRRFPYFHLEVLLVNRLYTVDIVGWRSLNFKLSLVDQLHGKSTIIKGMKSTALFLDFMGFCKMEKDYVQLLENSYSKYPSLIESYIKRNRSQRFNELSFTTLGKLLHFLKTKKVKDMMRYDARKELQDLWEEAEIRFDDLSWLEPHVKSALTYFENASKVEKLKAIVVDLEEKAKTLKAEVIAIDADLETTKEELAKAEEGFVARGLDDQLGYGIT from the exons ATGGAAAAGGAGCAACAAGAAGTAAAGGTTTTAACAACCAGCAAGTTCGCATGGACCATTAACAACTTCTTTTCTAGTACCAGATTCTTCTACTCCGAAACCTTCTTCGTCGGCCCCTATTCCTG GCAGATAGCTATACTTCCAAGTGTCACCGACATTATTTTACGAGGCTTATTGGTAGATCGATTGTATGCTGTGGACATTGTTGGATGGAGATCTCTTAACTTCAAGCTCTCTTTAGTTGATCAGTTTCAAGGCAAATCCACAATAATAAATG AGAGTGAGAATATCAATATTCATCGGCTCAAAAAAGGCAAGTTCACATGGACCATTAACAACTTCTATAGTCCTCAGCTTTGGTGCAAAGACTTCTACTCTGACACCTTCTTCGTCGGCCCCTATTCCTG GCAGATAGCTATGCTTCGTCGTTTTCCCTACTTTCATTTAGAAGTCTTATTGGTAAATCGGTTGTATACTGTGGACATTGTTGGATGGAGATCTCTTAACTTCAAGCTCTCTTTAGTTGATCAACTTCATGGCAAATCCACGATAATAAAAG GTATGAAGTCCACTGCTTTATTTTTGGATTTCATGGGATTCTGCAAAATGGAGAAAGACTATGTTCAACTACTAGAGAATTCATATTCAAAGTACCCTTCTCTTATTGAAAGCTATATAAAGAGAAATAGGAGCCAAAGGTTCAACGAACTTTCATTCACAACATTAGGGAAACTGTTGCATTTTCTAAAGACTAAAAAAGTGAAGGACATGATGAGGTATGATGCTCGTAAGGAGTTACAAGATTTATGGGAAGAAGCTGAGAttagatttgatgatttgagttggtTGGAGCCACATGTTAAATCTGCTTTGACCTATTTTGAGAATGCATCCAAGGTGGAAAAGCTTAAGGCTATTGTGGTTGATTTAGAAGAAAAAGCTAAGACCCTAAAAGCAGAGGTAATTGCTATAGATGCTGATCTTGAAACAACAAAGGAAGAATTGGCAAAGGCTGAAGAAGGTTTTGTAGCAAGAGGTTTGGATGATCAACTAGGTTATGGAATAACCTAA
- the LOC112756853 gene encoding uncharacterized protein isoform X1, giving the protein MEKEQQEVKVLTTSKFAWTINNFFSSTRFFYSETFFVGPYSWQIAILPSVTDIILRGLLVDRLYAVDIVGWRSLNFKLSLVDQFQGKSTIINESENINIHRLKKGKFTWTINNFYSPQLWCKDFYSDTFFVGPYSWQIAMLRRFPYFHLEVLLVNRLYTVDIVGWRSLNFKLSLVDQLHGKSTIIKESENINIRRLKKGVVLSFKLCSDLVFYHENGFVVNDTSIVVAEVSVNGLGLDHDQNHPCSGMKSTALFLDFMGFCKMEKDYVQLLENSYSKYPSLIESYIKRNRSQRFNELSFTTLGKLLHFLKTKKVKDMMRYDARKELQDLWEEAEIRFDDLSWLEPHVKSALTYFENASKVEKLKAIVVDLEEKAKTLKAEVIAIDADLETTKEELAKAEEGFVARGLDDQLGYGIT; this is encoded by the exons ATGGAAAAGGAGCAACAAGAAGTAAAGGTTTTAACAACCAGCAAGTTCGCATGGACCATTAACAACTTCTTTTCTAGTACCAGATTCTTCTACTCCGAAACCTTCTTCGTCGGCCCCTATTCCTG GCAGATAGCTATACTTCCAAGTGTCACCGACATTATTTTACGAGGCTTATTGGTAGATCGATTGTATGCTGTGGACATTGTTGGATGGAGATCTCTTAACTTCAAGCTCTCTTTAGTTGATCAGTTTCAAGGCAAATCCACAATAATAAATG AGAGTGAGAATATCAATATTCATCGGCTCAAAAAAGGCAAGTTCACATGGACCATTAACAACTTCTATAGTCCTCAGCTTTGGTGCAAAGACTTCTACTCTGACACCTTCTTCGTCGGCCCCTATTCCTG GCAGATAGCTATGCTTCGTCGTTTTCCCTACTTTCATTTAGAAGTCTTATTGGTAAATCGGTTGTATACTGTGGACATTGTTGGATGGAGATCTCTTAACTTCAAGCTCTCTTTAGTTGATCAACTTCATGGCAAATCCACGATAATAAAAG AGAGTGAGAATATCAATATTCGTCGGCTCAAAAAAGGAGTTGTTCTTTCCTTTAAATTATGTTCAGACCTAGTTTTTTACCACGAAAACGGGTTTGTTGTAAACGACACGAGCATTGTTGTTGCTGAGGTTTCTGTCAATGGTTTAGGACTTGATCATGATCAAAATCACCCATGTTCAGGTATGAAGTCCACTGCTTTATTTTTGGATTTCATGGGATTCTGCAAAATGGAGAAAGACTATGTTCAACTACTAGAGAATTCATATTCAAAGTACCCTTCTCTTATTGAAAGCTATATAAAGAGAAATAGGAGCCAAAGGTTCAACGAACTTTCATTCACAACATTAGGGAAACTGTTGCATTTTCTAAAGACTAAAAAAGTGAAGGACATGATGAGGTATGATGCTCGTAAGGAGTTACAAGATTTATGGGAAGAAGCTGAGAttagatttgatgatttgagttggtTGGAGCCACATGTTAAATCTGCTTTGACCTATTTTGAGAATGCATCCAAGGTGGAAAAGCTTAAGGCTATTGTGGTTGATTTAGAAGAAAAAGCTAAGACCCTAAAAGCAGAGGTAATTGCTATAGATGCTGATCTTGAAACAACAAAGGAAGAATTGGCAAAGGCTGAAGAAGGTTTTGTAGCAAGAGGTTTGGATGATCAACTAGGTTATGGAATAACCTAA
- the LOC112756868 gene encoding uncharacterized protein isoform X1 yields the protein MEKEQQEVNVLTTSKFTWTINNFSSQVWFKFFYSDTFFVGPYSWQIAILPGMPNIYLRGLLVDRLYAGDIDNVPVGSRSLNFKLSLVDQLHGKSTIINESENINIHQLKTGVDVVSFRVHSDLVFDRKNGFLVNDTGIVVAEVSVNGLGLDHDQNHPCSVMKSTALFLDFRGLCKMEKDYVQLLENSCSKYPSLIESHRKRKRSQRFNQLSFTKLGKLLHFLKTKKVKDMKSDHTRMELQDLWDEAEIRFDDLSWLEPHVKSALTYFENAAKVEKLKANVVDLEEKVKTLKADAIAIDAVLETTKKELAKAEEGFVEIDLDDQLGYGIP from the exons ATGGAAAAGGAGCAACAAGAAGTAAATGTTTTAACAACCAGCAAGTTCACATGGACCATTAACAACTTCTCTAGTCAGGTTTGGTTCAAATTCTTCTACTCCGACACCTTCTTCGTTGGTCCCTATTCCTG GCAGATAGCTATACTTCCAGGCATGCCCAACATTTATTTACGAGGCTTATTGGTAGATCGATTGTATGCTGGTGACATTGATAATGTTCCTGTTGGATCGAGATCTCTTAACTTCAAGCTCTCTTTAGTTGATCAGCTTCATGGCAAATCCACTATAATAAATG AGAGTGAGAATATCAATATTCATCAGCTCAAAACAGGAGTTGATGTTGTTTCCTTCAGAGTACATTCAGACCTAGTTTTTGACCGCAAAAACGGGTTTCTTGTAAACGACACGGGCATTGTTGTTGCTGAGGTTTCTGTCAATGGTTTAGGACTTGATCATGATCAAAATCACCCATGTTCAGTTATGAAGTCCACAGCTTTATTTTTGGATTTCAGGGGATTATGCAAAATGGAGAAAGACTATGTTCAACTACTAGAGAATTCATGTTCAAAGTACCCTTCTCTTATTGAAAGCcatagaaagagaaaaaggagCCAAAGGTTCAATCAACTTTCATTCACAAAATTAGGGAAACTGTTGCATTTTCTAAAGACTAAGAAAGTGAAGGACATGAAGAGTGATCATACTCGTATGGAGTTACAAGATTTATGGGATGAAGCTGAGAttagatttgatgatttgagttggtTGGAGCCACATGTTAAATCTGCTTTGACCTATTTTGAGAATGCAGCCAAGGTGGAAAAGCTTAAGGCTAATGTGGTTGATTTAGAAGAAAAAGTTAAGACCCTGAAAGCAGATGCAATTGCTATAGATGCTGTTCTTGAAACAACAAAGAAAGAATTGGCAAAGGCTGAAGAAGGTTTTGTAGAAATAGATTTGGATGATCAACTAGGATATGGAATACCCTAA
- the LOC112756868 gene encoding uncharacterized protein isoform X2, with translation MPNIYLRGLLVDRLYAGDIDNVPVGSRSLNFKLSLVDQLHGKSTIINESENINIHQLKTGVDVVSFRVHSDLVFDRKNGFLVNDTGIVVAEVSVNGLGLDHDQNHPCSVMKSTALFLDFRGLCKMEKDYVQLLENSCSKYPSLIESHRKRKRSQRFNQLSFTKLGKLLHFLKTKKVKDMKSDHTRMELQDLWDEAEIRFDDLSWLEPHVKSALTYFENAAKVEKLKANVVDLEEKVKTLKADAIAIDAVLETTKKELAKAEEGFVEIDLDDQLGYGIP, from the exons ATGCCCAACATTTATTTACGAGGCTTATTGGTAGATCGATTGTATGCTGGTGACATTGATAATGTTCCTGTTGGATCGAGATCTCTTAACTTCAAGCTCTCTTTAGTTGATCAGCTTCATGGCAAATCCACTATAATAAATG AGAGTGAGAATATCAATATTCATCAGCTCAAAACAGGAGTTGATGTTGTTTCCTTCAGAGTACATTCAGACCTAGTTTTTGACCGCAAAAACGGGTTTCTTGTAAACGACACGGGCATTGTTGTTGCTGAGGTTTCTGTCAATGGTTTAGGACTTGATCATGATCAAAATCACCCATGTTCAGTTATGAAGTCCACAGCTTTATTTTTGGATTTCAGGGGATTATGCAAAATGGAGAAAGACTATGTTCAACTACTAGAGAATTCATGTTCAAAGTACCCTTCTCTTATTGAAAGCcatagaaagagaaaaaggagCCAAAGGTTCAATCAACTTTCATTCACAAAATTAGGGAAACTGTTGCATTTTCTAAAGACTAAGAAAGTGAAGGACATGAAGAGTGATCATACTCGTATGGAGTTACAAGATTTATGGGATGAAGCTGAGAttagatttgatgatttgagttggtTGGAGCCACATGTTAAATCTGCTTTGACCTATTTTGAGAATGCAGCCAAGGTGGAAAAGCTTAAGGCTAATGTGGTTGATTTAGAAGAAAAAGTTAAGACCCTGAAAGCAGATGCAATTGCTATAGATGCTGTTCTTGAAACAACAAAGAAAGAATTGGCAAAGGCTGAAGAAGGTTTTGTAGAAATAGATTTGGATGATCAACTAGGATATGGAATACCCTAA
- the LOC112756881 gene encoding uncharacterized protein produces the protein MQNPARCRRRKRRMEKEQQEKKVLTTGKFTWTINNFSSKFFNHYYSHTFFVGPYSWQIAISGIPNIYLRVLLVDRFYAGDIDNVPVGWRSLNFKLSLVDQLQGKSTIINESENINIRRLEKGVAVVSLRVLSGMVSDPKNGFLVKDTCIVVAEVSVNDLGLDHDQNHPCLVMKSTALFMDFRGLCKIEKDYVQLLENSCSKYPSLIESHRKRKRSQRFNQLSFTTLGKLLHFLKTKKVKDMKNDDACKELQDLWDEAEIRFDDLSWLEPHVKSALSYFENAAKVKKLKANVVDLEEKAKTLKAEVIAIDAVLETTKKELAKAEEGFVARDLDDQLGYGIIP, from the exons ATGCAGAACCCAGCAAGgtgcagaagaagaaaaaggagaatggAAAAGGAGCAACAAGAAAAAAAGGTTTTAACAACTGGCAAGTTCACATGGACCATTAACAACTTCTCTAGTAAGTTCTTCAATCACTACTACTCCCACACTTTCTTCGTCGGCCCCTATTCCTG gcagATAGCTATTTCAGGTATCCCCAACATTTATTTACGAGTCTTATTGGTAGATCGATTCTATGCTGGGGATATTGATAATGTTCCTGTTGGATGGAGATCTCTTAACTTCAAGCTTTCTTTAGTTGATCAGCTTCAAGGCAAATCCACAATAATAAATG AGAGTGAGAATATCAATATTCGTCGGCTCGAAAAAGGAGTTGCTGTTGTTTCCTTGAGAGTACTTTCAGGCATGGTTTCTGACCCCAAAAACGGGTTTCTTGTAAAGGACACGTGCATTGTTGTTGCTGAGGTTTCTGTCAATGATTTAGGACTTGATCATGATCAAAATCACCCATGTTTAGTTATGAAGTCCACAGCTTTATTTATGGATTTCAGGGGATTATGCAAAATAGAGAAAGACTATGTTCAACTACTAGAGAATTCATGTTCGAAGTACCCTTCTCTTATTGAAAGCcatagaaagagaaaaaggagCCAAAGGTTCAATCAACTTTCATTCACAACATTAGGGAAACTCTTGCATTTTCTAAAGACTAAGAAAGTGAAAGACATGAAGAATGATGATGCTTGTAAGGAGTTACAAGATTTATGGGATGAGGCTGAGAttagatttgatgatttgagttggtTGGAGCCACATGTTAAATCTGCTTTGAGCTATTTTGAGAATGCAGCCAAGGTGAAAAAGCTTAAGGCTAATGTGGTTGATTTAGAAGAAAAAGCTAAGACCCTGAAAGCAGAGGTAATTGCTATAGATGCTGTTCTTGAAACAACAAAGAAAGAATTGGCAAAGGCTGAAGAAGGTTTTGTAGCAAGAGATTTGGATGATCAATTAGGATATGGAATAATTCCCTAA
- the LOC112756897 gene encoding MATH domain and coiled-coil domain-containing protein At1g31390 — translation MEDQGEVETTITSKYTWTIKNFSKLKCDKLYSENFFTGKHPWRIRIHPKGNKVNCLSIYLSVGDNANFPVGWSKTANIKMSLINQLYSDDTITHVGVHTYKHNSTGVVAAYGFPSFVSLAEFCDPSEGFLVKDTCIIVAKVSVENSGHEDTNVDHLPKEMCSSTCDELINFKGLCQIEKDHVNLLEEACLKHPSVIESHRKRKRSQKFTEWSFTTLGKVLHFLKTKKVKDMNEDACKELQDLWEELEMVKFDDLSWLKPHVESALSMKNYAERLMKVKRLKGSVVALEVKRRNLKELMILAETDLERARKELAIAEKGFVKREMDDELGCGIP, via the exons ATGGAGGATCAAGGAGAGGTTGAAACAACTATCACCTCAAAGTACACATGGACCATCAAGAACTTCTCTAAATTGAAGTGCGACAAGCTCTACTCCGAGAACTTCTTCACTGGCAAGCATCCATG GCGGATTCGTATACATCCAAAAGGGAATAAAGTAAACTGCTTGTCAATCTATTTGTCTGTTGGTGATAATGCTAATTTTCCTGTTGGTTGGAGCAAAACTGCTAACATTAAGATGTCTCTAATTAATCAGCTCTATTCTGATGACACCATAACACATG TGGGCGTGCATACCTACAAGCACAACAGCACAGGAGTGGTTGCTGCCTATGGTTTCCCATCCTTTGTGTCTTTAGCTGAATTTTGTGACCCTAGTGAAGGGTTTCTTGTGAAGGACACATGCATAATTGTTGCTAAGGTGTCTGTCGAGAATTCAGGACACGAAGATACTAATGTTGATCACTTGCCTAAGGAAATGTGCTCATCAACATGTGATGAGTTGATCAATTTCAAGGGTCTATGCCAAATAGAAAAAGACCATGTTAATCTGCTGGAGGAAGCATGTTTGAAGCATCCTTCCGTTATTGAAAGCCATCGAAAGAGAAAACGGAGCCAGAAGTTCACAGAATGGTCATTCACAACTCTAGGGAAAGTGTTGCATTTTCTAAAGACAAAAAAGGTGAAGGACATGAATGAAGATGCATGTAAGGAGCTTCAAGATTTGTGGGAGGAGCTTGAGATGGTTAAGTTTGATGACTTGAGTTGGCTAAAGCCCCATGTTGAATCTGCATTGAGTATGAAAAATTATGCGGAGAGATTGATGAAGGTGAAAAGGCTGAAGGGTAGTGTAGTTGCTCTAGAGGTTAAGAGGAGGAACCTGAAAGAACTGATGATTTTAGCAGAGACAGATCTTGAAAGAGCAAGAAAGGAATTGGCAATAGCTGAAAAAGGGTTTGTAAAGAGAGAAATGGATGATGAACTAGGATGTGGAATACCCTAA
- the LOC112729681 gene encoding MATH domain and coiled-coil domain-containing protein At2g01790-like produces the protein MFRRIVLYPFENEEEEECECLSIYLDAGDSAHLPDEWIRNARFKLSLINRINDKMTETKGSKSNGGTIVKFTWTVNNFFGLNCQVLYSDTFFAGSHPWRILLYPEGEDDVEICWDAGNNSTNLPDYWNRYASLKLSLINQVDGKMTKTDSLYEDFHKRHLPMIVMDMDKFSDQKNGFLVNDTCVVVAEVSLNNNVSFGRELIDFKGVAKIEKDYVELLEKASLGRVLHFLKTKKVKDMLNDDAACKELQDLWDEVEIVRFDDLTWLEPHVKSALRMKVYKVKEEMVTKLKGYVVDLEDRVESLKTNVAAAKDDLEGGKIGIGNC, from the exons ATGTTTAGGAGGATAGTTTTATATCCAtttgagaatgaggaagaagaagaatgtgaatGTTTGTCAATTTATTTGGATGCTGGGGATTCTGCTCATCTTCCTGATGAGTGGATCCGAAATGCAAGATTCAAGTTGTCCCTAATTAATCGGATTAATGACAAAATGACAGAAACAAAAG GATCAAAAAGCAATGGTGGAACAATTGTGAAGTTCACTTGGACCGTCAACAACTTCTTTGGTCTGAACTGCCAGGTGCTCTACTCTGACACATTCTTCGCTGGCTCTCATCCGTG GAGGATACTTTTATATCCAGAAGGAGAAGATGACGTTGAAATTTGTTGGGATGCAGGGAATAATTCTACTAATCTTCCTGATTACTGGAACCGATATGCAAGTTTAAAGTTGTCTTTGATTAATCAGGTTGATGGCAAAATGACAAAAACAG ATAGTTTGTATGAGGATTTCCACAAACGTCATTTACCGATGATAGTAATGGACATGGACAAATTTAGTGACCAGAAAAATGGGTTTCTTGTAAACGATACATGCGTCGTTGTTGCCGAAGTTTCTCTCAACAATAATGTCTCATTTGGTAGAGAGTTAATAGATTTCAAGGGTGTagcaaaaattgaaaaagattatgTTGAATTGCTAGAGAAAGCAT CTTTAGGAAGAGTACTTCATTTTCTCAAGACTAAGAAAGTTAAGGATATGTTGAATGATGATGCTGCTTGTAAAGAGCTTCAAGATTTATGGGATGAAGTTGAGATAGTTAGATTTGATGATTTGACATGGCTTGAGCCTCATGTTAAATCTGCACTGCGTATGAAAGTTTATAAGGTGAAAGAAGAGATGGTGACAAAGCTGAAGGGTTATGTTGTTGATCTTGAGGATAGGGTTGAGAGCTTGAAAACAAATGTGGCTGCTGCAAAGGATGATCTTGAAGGGGGCAAAATTGGAATTGGCAATTGCTAA